The Pseudomonas orientalis genome contains a region encoding:
- a CDS encoding lipocalin-like domain-containing protein, which translates to MKIKALVWVVLLLLSACDKAPEPEESFAGLGSDAADFVQVVPGKVFSFPEDHGPHPGFRIEWWYVTANLKDAQGNVFGVQWTLFRNAVKAGPPQPGWRDSTIWLGHAAVTSASRHYAAERFARGGVGQAGAQALPFNAWIDDWNFATRPGAANPLADMQLKASGAQFAYDLQLTSSRPLVLQGDHGYSRKSDQGQASYYYSQPFFSANGSVTLDGQTYQVSGNAWLDREWSSQPLAANQTGWDWFSLHLDRGEQLMLFRVRQKDGGGYLTGTWIDAQGHTETLHNADIQLAPLTTTEIDGRSIPTRWSLKIPGKHLDITPEAVNSKAWMNLGIPYWEGPVKFDGGVGYLEMTGY; encoded by the coding sequence ATGAAGATTAAAGCGTTGGTGTGGGTGGTGTTGCTGCTGCTGAGCGCGTGCGACAAGGCGCCCGAACCCGAAGAAAGCTTCGCCGGCCTTGGCAGCGATGCCGCCGACTTTGTCCAGGTGGTGCCCGGCAAAGTATTTTCCTTCCCCGAGGATCACGGCCCGCACCCAGGCTTTCGCATCGAATGGTGGTACGTCACCGCCAACCTCAAGGATGCACAGGGTAATGTGTTCGGTGTGCAATGGACCTTGTTCCGCAATGCCGTCAAAGCCGGGCCACCGCAACCGGGCTGGCGCGATTCCACCATTTGGCTCGGCCATGCCGCCGTCACCTCCGCCAGCCGCCACTACGCCGCCGAGCGCTTTGCCCGGGGCGGCGTCGGCCAGGCCGGGGCGCAGGCGCTGCCGTTCAACGCCTGGATCGATGACTGGAATTTCGCCACCCGCCCTGGCGCCGCCAACCCCCTGGCCGATATGCAACTCAAGGCCAGTGGCGCGCAGTTCGCCTACGACCTGCAACTGACCTCCAGTCGCCCGCTGGTGCTGCAGGGCGACCACGGCTACAGCCGCAAATCCGACCAGGGCCAGGCGTCATACTACTACAGCCAGCCGTTCTTCAGCGCCAACGGCAGCGTCACGCTCGACGGCCAGACCTACCAGGTCAGCGGCAACGCCTGGCTCGACCGCGAATGGAGCAGCCAGCCCCTGGCCGCCAACCAGACCGGCTGGGACTGGTTCTCCCTGCACCTGGACCGAGGCGAACAACTGATGCTGTTTCGCGTGCGGCAAAAGGACGGCGGCGGCTACCTCACCGGCACCTGGATCGACGCCCAGGGACACACCGAGACCCTGCACAACGCGGATATCCAACTGGCGCCGCTGACCACCACCGAGATTGACGGGCGCAGCATTCCCACGCGTTGGTCGCTGAAAATTCCCGGCAAGCACCTGGACATCACCCCCGAGGCCGTCAATTCGAAGGCGTGGATGAACCTGGGCATTCCCTATTGGGAGGGGCCGGTGAAGTTCGACGGTGGGGTGGGGTATCTGGAGATGACGGGCTACTAG
- a CDS encoding ABC transporter permease — translation MAVFYWALRALLSHWRRHPVQFFSVLTGLWLATALLTGVQALNSQARDGYARASQLIGGEPQASLSAPDGAGFAQAVFAELRRAGWPVSPVVQGRVVLKGHEEQRLQLMGIEPVSLPGSGSVAGQRLSQAQILAFFDAPGRTWIAAQTLQALGLHEGEQPLTANGQRLPPLQVQPDMAPGMLLTDIGFAQPLLDMQGRLSRLLLDNTFAARHPTPPAGLQLKQGDDNNLSRLTESFHLNLDALGFLSFVVGLFIVHAAIGLALEQRRGLLRTLRACGVSARMLILSLGVELGFLALLGGVLGVASGYLLASLLLPDVAASLRGLYGAEVAGQLSLSPWWWLAGLGLSLLGALLAGASSLWRAARLPLLALANAQAWHEAHGRWLRRQGWVAGVALVVALLALVWGNSLTAGFVLMAALLLGAALGLPVLLNGVLKGVLGRSRSVLGQWFLADCRQQLPALSLALMALLLALAANIGAGSMTSGFRSTFNNWLEQRLTAELYLNPQNPAQAQHLQTWLAQQPRVRAVLPGWQVAVQLQGWPAEVFGVVDDPTYRQHWPLLEAAGAPWDRLLQDDSVMLSEQLARRLNVRLGDSVQVPTPQGPWAPTIVGIYADYGNPKGHLLVNAKHLLAHWPTLSPVRFNLRVAPQDVPPLVRDVQREFDLEDSRVIDQQQLKGWSSQVFERTFAATAALNSLTLGVAGVALFISLLTQSQSRLGQLAPLWALGVTRRQLMLLNLGQTWLLAVLTLILALPLGLLLAWCLDAVINVQAFGWRLPLQVFPGQLAQLMGLAMLATLLASAWPLWQLYRSRPADLLRTFAHED, via the coding sequence ATGGCAGTGTTCTATTGGGCGCTGCGTGCGCTGTTGAGCCATTGGCGGCGCCACCCGGTGCAGTTTTTCAGCGTGCTGACCGGCCTGTGGCTGGCCACCGCGTTATTGACCGGGGTGCAGGCCCTCAACAGTCAGGCGCGGGACGGCTACGCGCGGGCCAGCCAATTGATCGGCGGCGAACCGCAAGCCAGCCTGAGTGCGCCGGACGGTGCCGGCTTCGCGCAAGCCGTGTTCGCCGAACTGCGCCGTGCCGGGTGGCCGGTGTCACCGGTGGTGCAGGGGCGGGTGGTGCTCAAGGGGCATGAAGAGCAGCGTCTGCAATTGATGGGCATCGAGCCGGTGTCGTTGCCCGGCAGCGGCAGCGTGGCGGGGCAACGCTTGAGCCAGGCGCAGATACTGGCGTTTTTCGACGCGCCGGGGCGCACCTGGATTGCCGCGCAAACCTTGCAGGCGCTCGGCCTGCATGAGGGCGAGCAACCGCTGACGGCCAACGGGCAACGCCTGCCGCCGCTGCAAGTGCAGCCGGACATGGCCCCCGGCATGCTGCTCACCGATATCGGTTTCGCCCAACCGTTGCTCGACATGCAGGGCCGGCTGTCGCGCCTGCTGCTGGACAACACCTTCGCCGCCCGTCATCCCACGCCACCTGCCGGGCTGCAACTCAAACAGGGCGACGACAACAACCTTTCGCGCCTCACCGAAAGCTTTCACCTGAACCTCGACGCCCTGGGCTTTTTGTCCTTTGTGGTGGGGCTGTTTATCGTGCATGCGGCAATCGGCCTGGCCCTGGAGCAGCGCCGGGGCCTGCTGCGCACCTTGCGTGCCTGCGGGGTCAGCGCGCGCATGCTGATCCTGAGCCTGGGCGTGGAGCTGGGATTTCTGGCGCTGCTGGGCGGCGTGCTCGGCGTTGCCAGCGGTTACCTGCTCGCCAGCCTGTTACTGCCGGATGTGGCGGCCAGCTTGCGCGGCCTCTACGGCGCCGAAGTCGCCGGCCAACTGAGCTTGAGCCCCTGGTGGTGGCTGGCAGGCCTGGGCTTGAGCCTGCTGGGGGCGTTGCTCGCCGGGGCCAGCAGCCTGTGGCGCGCGGCACGCCTGCCGCTGCTGGCGCTGGCCAACGCCCAGGCCTGGCACGAAGCCCACGGGCGTTGGCTGCGACGCCAGGGCTGGGTGGCGGGCGTGGCGCTGGTCGTTGCGCTGCTGGCGCTGGTCTGGGGCAACAGCCTGACCGCCGGGTTCGTGCTGATGGCAGCCTTGCTGCTGGGCGCCGCACTCGGCCTGCCGGTGCTGCTCAATGGGGTGTTGAAGGGCGTGCTGGGACGCAGCCGTTCGGTGCTGGGCCAATGGTTCCTCGCCGACTGCCGTCAGCAATTGCCGGCCCTGAGCCTGGCCTTGATGGCATTGTTGCTGGCCCTGGCGGCGAATATCGGTGCGGGCTCCATGACGTCGGGGTTTCGCAGCACGTTCAATAACTGGCTGGAGCAGCGTCTCACCGCCGAGCTGTACCTCAACCCGCAAAATCCGGCCCAGGCGCAGCACTTGCAAACCTGGCTGGCGCAACAACCACGGGTGCGCGCGGTGCTGCCCGGCTGGCAAGTCGCGGTGCAGTTGCAGGGCTGGCCGGCGGAGGTGTTCGGCGTGGTCGACGACCCCACCTATCGCCAGCACTGGCCGCTGCTGGAGGCGGCAGGCGCACCCTGGGACCGCTTGCTGCAGGACGACAGCGTGATGCTCAGCGAGCAATTGGCGCGACGCTTGAACGTGCGCCTGGGCGACAGCGTTCAAGTCCCCACGCCCCAGGGCCCGTGGGCACCGACAATCGTTGGCATCTACGCCGACTACGGCAACCCCAAGGGTCATCTGCTGGTCAACGCCAAGCACTTGCTGGCGCATTGGCCGACGCTGTCACCGGTGCGCTTCAACCTGCGCGTGGCACCTCAGGATGTGCCGCCGCTGGTGCGGGACGTGCAGCGTGAATTCGACCTGGAAGACAGCCGCGTCATCGATCAACAGCAACTGAAGGGGTGGTCCAGCCAGGTCTTCGAGCGCACCTTCGCCGCCACCGCCGCGTTGAACAGCCTGACCCTTGGCGTGGCGGGTGTGGCGCTGTTCATCAGCCTGTTGACCCAGAGCCAGAGTCGTCTCGGCCAACTGGCGCCGTTGTGGGCACTGGGGGTCACGCGCCGCCAACTGATGCTGCTCAACCTGGGCCAGACCTGGCTGCTGGCGGTGCTTACCCTGATACTGGCGTTGCCCTTGGGGCTGCTGCTGGCGTGGTGCCTGGATGCGGTGATCAACGTGCAAGCCTTTGGCTGGCGCCTGCCATTGCAGGTGTTCCCCGGGCAGCTGGCGCAGTTGATGGGCCTGGCGATGCTTGCCACGCTGCTGGCGTCGGCCTGGCCATTGTGGCAGCTGTACCGCAGCCGCCCGGCGGATTTGTTGAGGACGTTTGCCCATGAAGATTAA
- a CDS encoding ABC transporter ATP-binding protein has product MLQVEGVVKNYATPQGPLTVLAGVDLHLGARSSLALMGESGSGKSTLLHLVAGLDRVDGGSILIGDQRLDRLNEGQLAQWRRTEIGLVFQQFNLIGSLRVEDNLAFQARLAGRFDAQWQAQLVERLGLGDLLKRYPEQLSGGQQQRVAVGRALASRPGLLLADEPTGNLDETTSDEVLQLLLDLLRDSPTSLLMVTHSPRLAARLDQQVVLHHGRVVPMEPR; this is encoded by the coding sequence ATGTTGCAGGTAGAAGGTGTTGTTAAAAATTACGCCACCCCCCAAGGCCCGCTGACTGTCCTCGCGGGTGTCGACCTGCACCTGGGGGCACGCAGCAGCCTGGCGCTGATGGGCGAGTCGGGCAGCGGCAAAAGCACGTTGCTGCACCTGGTGGCCGGGCTGGATCGGGTGGATGGCGGCAGCATTCTGATCGGCGACCAGCGCCTGGATCGCCTCAACGAAGGGCAACTGGCCCAGTGGCGGCGCACCGAAATCGGCCTGGTGTTCCAGCAGTTCAACCTGATCGGCAGTTTGCGTGTGGAGGACAACCTGGCGTTTCAGGCGCGCCTGGCCGGGCGGTTCGATGCGCAGTGGCAGGCGCAGTTGGTGGAGCGCCTGGGCCTGGGCGATTTGCTCAAGCGTTACCCGGAACAGCTCTCCGGCGGCCAGCAACAGCGGGTGGCGGTGGGGCGTGCGCTGGCGTCGCGCCCCGGCTTGTTGTTGGCCGATGAGCCCACCGGCAATCTTGACGAAACCACCAGCGATGAGGTGCTGCAACTGCTGCTCGACCTGTTGCGCGATAGCCCTACCAGCCTGTTGATGGTCACGCACAGCCCGCGCCTGGCCGCACGCCTGGATCAGCAGGTGGTGTTGCATCACGGCCGCGTCGTGCCGATGGAGCCGCGCTGA
- a CDS encoding histidine phosphatase family protein, with protein sequence MVNSVADITLTKPRRARLQRLRKFRVPVAGVIVFALLLSAFLFWPRSPQDLGTGNRLVTSGVLAGWRNGDLIVLVRHEERCDRSDNPCYGPADGLTVNGTQRAAALGSAFQTLGMERTDVLSSPTTRTAQTSLFMFGKTELSPGPLAICGDAMGEEALSHKQAGRNLMLITHSACMSDLQEALGYPHARAAEYGSAVFVQVLPDGKLKALGTMKSQEWAAALKQL encoded by the coding sequence ATGGTGAACAGCGTGGCAGACATTACCCTGACCAAACCCCGAAGGGCGAGGTTACAGCGCCTGAGAAAATTCCGCGTGCCGGTGGCGGGCGTCATCGTATTCGCCCTGCTGCTGAGCGCTTTTTTATTCTGGCCAAGGTCACCGCAGGATCTGGGCACAGGCAACCGCCTGGTCACTTCCGGGGTGCTGGCCGGTTGGCGCAACGGCGACCTGATCGTGCTGGTGCGGCATGAAGAGCGTTGTGATCGCTCGGACAATCCCTGCTACGGACCCGCCGACGGCCTGACGGTCAATGGCACGCAACGCGCGGCCGCCCTGGGCAGCGCCTTTCAAACACTGGGCATGGAGCGCACCGACGTGCTCAGCAGCCCCACCACGCGCACCGCGCAAACGTCGTTGTTCATGTTCGGCAAGACCGAGCTGTCCCCCGGCCCCCTCGCCATCTGCGGTGACGCCATGGGCGAAGAAGCCCTCAGCCATAAACAGGCGGGGCGCAACCTGATGCTGATCACCCACAGCGCCTGCATGAGTGACTTGCAGGAGGCCCTCGGCTATCCCCATGCACGGGCTGCCGAGTACGGCAGCGCCGTGTTCGTGCAGGTATTGCCCGACGGCAAACTCAAAGCCTTGGGCACTATGAAAAGTCAGGAATGGGCGGCCGCACTGAAACAACTTTAA
- the arnT gene encoding lipid IV(A) 4-amino-4-deoxy-L-arabinosyltransferase: MTRLKPLPVLVLGLVIFLVLPLGLHGLWTPDETRYAQVSQEMLISGNWVAPHFMGVRYFEKPAAGYWLIALGQAVFGENLFGVRIASVLTSALSVLLAYLMARRLWNDPRKSFACALLYMSFGLVAGQAGYSNLDPQFTFWVNLSLVALWFALAGTTPRARLGAWAVLGLACGVGFMTKGFLAWLLPVLIALPYMIWQRRVGELLRYGPLAILVAVLVCLPWALAIHGREPDYWRFFFWHEHIRRFASDTAQHVRPGWFFLPIMVVACLPWSGLLPATLLNAWKHRREPAIAFLALWLLLPLGFFSLSSGKLPTYIMPCLLPLALLMGHALIDLLNQRKTRAIFINGTLNFILGMTAMVALIYLQIANPIYSNSHAEMFNLSLAFIVLLGWILANLLQAMRPLTLWAMPALGIGLLVALLPASMPQIIADNEMPDQFVLEHLDELQHTHALLSNELGSASALAWRLRRPQVAFYNTAGELRYGLDYPESQPRKVTLDNVQTWLSEARTQGSVGVLMRVKSTSEHLEEGQLPPGGKRYRKGNLVLTIYPQQP, from the coding sequence ATGACCCGATTGAAGCCCTTGCCGGTGCTGGTGCTTGGCCTGGTGATTTTCCTGGTGCTGCCGTTGGGTTTGCACGGTTTGTGGACCCCGGATGAAACCCGCTACGCCCAGGTCAGCCAGGAAATGCTGATCAGCGGCAACTGGGTAGCACCGCACTTCATGGGGGTGCGTTATTTCGAGAAACCGGCCGCGGGTTATTGGCTGATCGCCCTGGGCCAGGCCGTGTTTGGCGAGAACCTGTTCGGCGTACGTATCGCCTCTGTCCTGACCTCGGCGTTGAGCGTGCTGCTGGCCTACCTGATGGCCCGCCGCCTGTGGAACGACCCGCGCAAAAGTTTTGCCTGCGCGTTGCTCTACATGAGTTTTGGCCTGGTGGCCGGGCAAGCCGGGTATTCCAACCTCGATCCGCAATTCACGTTCTGGGTCAACCTGAGCCTGGTCGCCCTCTGGTTTGCGCTCGCCGGCACCACGCCGCGCGCGCGCCTGGGGGCCTGGGCCGTACTGGGACTGGCCTGCGGCGTGGGCTTCATGACCAAGGGCTTTCTGGCGTGGCTGTTGCCGGTGCTGATCGCCCTGCCTTATATGATCTGGCAGCGCCGCGTCGGCGAGTTGCTGCGCTACGGCCCGTTGGCGATCCTGGTCGCGGTGCTGGTCTGCCTGCCGTGGGCGCTGGCGATCCATGGGCGCGAACCGGATTACTGGCGTTTCTTCTTCTGGCATGAACACATCCGCCGCTTCGCCTCGGACACTGCACAGCATGTGCGGCCAGGGTGGTTTTTCCTGCCGATCATGGTGGTGGCGTGCCTGCCCTGGTCCGGTCTGCTGCCCGCCACCCTGCTCAACGCCTGGAAACACAGGCGCGAGCCGGCCATAGCCTTTCTGGCCCTGTGGCTGTTGCTGCCCCTGGGCTTCTTCAGCCTGAGCAGCGGCAAGCTGCCCACCTACATCATGCCGTGCCTGTTACCCCTGGCGTTGCTGATGGGCCATGCCTTGATCGACCTGCTCAACCAGCGCAAAACCCGTGCGATCTTCATCAACGGCACGCTCAATTTCATCCTCGGCATGACGGCCATGGTGGCGCTGATTTACCTGCAGATCGCCAACCCGATCTACAGCAACAGCCACGCCGAAATGTTCAACCTGTCCCTGGCCTTTATCGTGCTGCTCGGCTGGATCCTGGCCAACCTGCTGCAAGCGATGCGCCCGTTGACGTTATGGGCGATGCCGGCCCTGGGTATCGGCCTGCTGGTGGCGCTGCTGCCGGCGAGCATGCCGCAGATCATCGCGGACAACGAAATGCCCGACCAGTTCGTGCTTGAGCATCTGGATGAACTGCAACACACCCATGCTTTGCTGAGCAACGAACTAGGCTCGGCGTCGGCCCTGGCGTGGCGCCTGCGCCGGCCGCAGGTAGCCTTCTACAACACGGCGGGCGAGCTGCGCTACGGCCTGGATTACCCGGAGTCGCAACCGCGCAAGGTCACCCTGGACAACGTTCAGACCTGGTTGAGCGAGGCACGCACACAGGGTTCGGTCGGCGTGCTGATGCGCGTCAAGAGCACCAGCGAGCACCTTGAGGAGGGTCAACTGCCGCCCGGTGGCAAGCGCTACCGCAAGGGCAACCTGGTATTGACGATTTACCCCCAACAACCTTGA
- a CDS encoding ArnT family glycosyltransferase: MRLWKTERGALALLLGVSALLLLLGLGSRDLWGPETRWANIALQMLQSGDYFDPYLKGAPYYDKPLPSYWLITGLANLMGGLGPWSLRLSSVIAAWLSIWLVYLIGEQLFRKGTGLIAGWMFATTFYFLFWARVATADVLTVCGVLAAVWWYWRGPDDTRLGRYTVFFLLLAATSLFKGLIGFVLPGLVLLPHLLSQQRYKRHLNPRLVLALLIAGAFYAIPFVLSHLYGAPTYGESGLQLVFRENVVRFFDPFDHMGPIYTYLIYLPAYTLPWAPCWMLGAWLAIRHWRRTPPNVRWLVWGLGLLFVFFTASGSRRSYYVLPLVPFAQLLGAWWLSERLHQQPARWPRWQKSFGIAAALMLLVLGVIYPWSTGSGGVTRFAEDVRAQAVKSAPWNQWQLVLVEVDNKLPMYLQNGGKPFYYVSEIQDFPRQGDSAAFMAWLEKTSGQGFDPQHTIIVAQYSREAPQPLAFLAADHQVITTQPDNGERLFKRRSGGSVAFIPDGH; encoded by the coding sequence ATGCGCTTATGGAAAACCGAACGCGGCGCCCTCGCGTTATTGCTCGGTGTCTCGGCCTTGCTCCTGCTGCTGGGCCTGGGCAGTCGCGACTTGTGGGGGCCGGAAACGCGCTGGGCGAACATCGCCCTGCAGATGCTGCAAAGCGGTGACTACTTCGATCCGTACCTTAAGGGCGCACCCTATTACGACAAACCCCTGCCCTCCTACTGGCTGATCACCGGTTTGGCCAACCTCATGGGAGGCCTGGGCCCTTGGTCACTGCGCCTGTCATCGGTGATTGCGGCCTGGCTGAGCATCTGGCTGGTGTACCTGATCGGCGAACAACTGTTTCGCAAAGGCACCGGTCTGATCGCCGGCTGGATGTTCGCCACCACTTTCTACTTCCTGTTCTGGGCCCGCGTGGCCACCGCCGATGTGCTGACCGTGTGCGGCGTGCTGGCGGCGGTCTGGTGGTATTGGCGCGGGCCGGACGACACCCGGCTGGGGCGCTATACCGTGTTCTTTTTGCTGCTGGCGGCAACGTCGCTGTTCAAGGGCCTGATCGGGTTCGTGCTGCCGGGGTTGGTGCTGCTGCCGCATCTGCTCAGCCAGCAGCGCTACAAACGCCATCTCAACCCGAGGCTGGTACTGGCGCTGCTGATCGCCGGCGCGTTCTATGCGATTCCTTTCGTACTGTCCCATCTCTACGGCGCGCCCACCTACGGCGAGAGCGGCCTGCAACTGGTGTTTCGCGAAAACGTGGTGCGCTTCTTCGACCCCTTCGACCATATGGGCCCGATCTACACCTACCTGATCTACCTGCCGGCCTACACCCTGCCGTGGGCGCCGTGCTGGATGCTTGGCGCGTGGCTCGCCATCCGTCATTGGCGCCGTACACCGCCCAACGTGCGCTGGCTGGTGTGGGGCCTGGGCCTGTTGTTCGTATTCTTCACCGCCAGCGGCAGCCGACGCAGCTACTACGTACTGCCCCTGGTGCCCTTTGCCCAACTGCTCGGCGCCTGGTGGCTGAGTGAACGCCTGCACCAACAGCCGGCCCGTTGGCCGCGCTGGCAAAAAAGCTTCGGCATTGCCGCAGCCTTGATGTTGTTGGTGCTGGGCGTGATCTACCCCTGGAGCACCGGCAGCGGTGGTGTCACTCGCTTTGCCGAGGATGTACGCGCTCAAGCCGTGAAAAGCGCACCCTGGAACCAATGGCAACTGGTGCTGGTGGAAGTGGACAACAAGTTGCCGATGTACCTGCAAAACGGCGGCAAGCCGTTCTACTACGTCAGCGAAATCCAAGACTTCCCGCGCCAGGGCGACAGCGCCGCGTTCATGGCCTGGCTTGAGAAAACCAGCGGCCAGGGGTTTGATCCGCAGCACACGATTATCGTTGCGCAGTACTCCCGGGAAGCCCCCCAGCCGTTGGCATTTTTGGCGGCTGATCATCAGGTGATCACGACGCAGCCGGACAATGGCGAGCGGTTATTCAAGAGACGGTCGGGGGGGAGCGTGGCGTTTATTCCCGACGGGCATTGA